The following are encoded together in the Mastacembelus armatus chromosome 6, fMasArm1.2, whole genome shotgun sequence genome:
- the lmo2 gene encoding rhombotin-2, protein MTSTIERKTLETNEEPVDEVLQMPPSLLTCGGCQQSIGDRFFLKAIEQYWHEDCLSCDLCGCRLGEVGRRLYYKLGRKLCRRDYLRLFGQDGLCASCEKRIRAFEMTMRVRDKVYHLECFKCAACQKHFCVGDRYLLINSDIVCEQDIFEWTKLNSNNIV, encoded by the exons GGAGCCGGTGGACGAGGTCCTCCAGATGCCACCATCTCTGCTGACGTGTGGCGGGTGTCAGCAGAGCATCGGTGACCGGTTCTTCCTTAAGGCCATCGAGCAGTACTGGCACGAGGACTGCCTGAGCTGCGACCTGTGTGGGTGTCGGCTCGGGGAGGTGGGCCGCCGGCTGTACTACAAGCTGGGAAGGAAACTATGTAGGAGAGATTACCTCAG GCTTTTCGGTCAGGATGGTCTCTGTGCTTCCTGTGAGAAGAGGATCCGAGCATTTGAGATGACAATGCGTGTGCGGGACAAGGTTTACCATCTGGAGTGCTTCAAGTGTGCTGCCTGCCAGAAGCACTTTTGTGTGGGTGACCGCTACCTGCTCATCAACTCAGACATTGTGTGCGAGCAGGACATCTTTGAGTGGACCAAACTCAACAGTAACAACATAGTTTAG